Proteins found in one Mesorhizobium sp. CAU 1732 genomic segment:
- a CDS encoding ATP-binding protein yields the protein MAKADAWSAPEGSFYARHTAARRASSGLTGHARMIAAPAYKRLLAAEPILRSLIPFLIIVFLVVIAGTRCLSLMTHHEEVERSAKGLLGLAAGQMGYALTAAQSDGPLDAAAFDALIEDIATQGSIGNRHALMITDDSFVVKAATQSGSPWIGRQLESFIGGGQPLFLFGNRAGVMEVRIADEVWYAAMGIADGRQGAAIAMIAQDAVFADWRKSVTLNVTLFAATAAVLLVILYAYFGQAARAQAADRLYLEAHNRVDLALVRGRCGLWDWDMVRGRMYWSRSMYDMLGYEASEAMLSFGSVSEIIHPDDADLFELANRIVSREVDQIDRIFRMRHADGQWVWIRAKAQVSDPDAPEIHLIGIAVDITEQRTLAQRSETADMRLRTAIENISESFVLWDSAQCLVMCNSKYQQDNGLPDHDIVPGTPRDLIEKRMTALLHERRLANSSGHSGAATYERQLADGRWLQVNELKTRDGGLVSVGADITQLKQHQEKLVDSERRLMATIHDLSLARKAEGERTTELVDLNRKYMKETERAEAANRAKSEFLANMSHELRTPLNAIIGFSEMMQTALFGPLGAPKYDEYVKDIHSSGTYLLGVINDILDMSKIEAGQFSIEREGIDLFPLISETVRVVALQAAEKSITLDTKISNSMVLFADRRAIKQIVINLLSNAVKFTGHGGHISLRARKVSGAIMLSIEDTGCGIPKDALRNLGRPFEQVQNQFSKNHTGSGLGLAISRSLAELHGGALKIRSTEGVGTIVSVRIPIREQLKRAA from the coding sequence ATGGCAAAGGCGGACGCGTGGAGCGCGCCCGAGGGCAGTTTTTATGCCCGACATACGGCGGCACGACGCGCCAGTTCCGGCCTGACCGGCCATGCGCGCATGATTGCCGCGCCGGCCTACAAGCGCCTTCTCGCAGCGGAGCCAATTCTGCGCAGCCTGATCCCGTTCCTGATCATCGTTTTTCTCGTCGTGATCGCCGGCACGCGCTGCCTGTCCTTGATGACGCATCACGAGGAAGTCGAGCGCTCGGCGAAGGGGCTGCTCGGGCTCGCGGCGGGCCAGATGGGCTATGCCCTCACGGCCGCCCAAAGCGACGGGCCGCTCGACGCCGCCGCATTCGACGCGCTCATCGAAGACATCGCGACCCAGGGCTCGATCGGCAACCGCCACGCGCTGATGATCACCGACGACAGTTTCGTGGTGAAGGCCGCGACGCAGTCCGGCTCGCCATGGATCGGCCGCCAGCTCGAAAGCTTCATCGGCGGCGGGCAGCCGCTGTTCCTGTTCGGCAACCGCGCCGGGGTGATGGAAGTGCGGATCGCGGACGAGGTCTGGTACGCCGCGATGGGCATCGCGGACGGCCGCCAGGGTGCGGCGATCGCGATGATCGCGCAGGATGCGGTGTTCGCGGACTGGCGCAAATCGGTGACGCTGAACGTCACGCTCTTCGCCGCCACGGCAGCCGTTCTGCTGGTCATCCTCTATGCCTATTTCGGCCAGGCCGCGCGGGCGCAGGCTGCCGACAGGCTCTATCTGGAGGCGCACAACCGCGTCGATCTCGCTCTGGTGCGCGGGCGATGCGGGCTGTGGGACTGGGACATGGTTCGCGGCAGGATGTACTGGTCGCGCTCCATGTACGACATGCTCGGCTATGAAGCGTCGGAGGCCATGCTGTCCTTCGGCTCAGTCTCCGAGATCATCCATCCCGACGATGCCGATCTCTTCGAACTCGCCAACCGCATCGTCTCGCGCGAAGTCGACCAGATCGACCGCATCTTCCGCATGCGGCACGCCGACGGACAGTGGGTCTGGATCCGCGCGAAGGCGCAAGTGAGCGATCCCGACGCGCCTGAAATCCACCTCATCGGCATCGCCGTCGACATCACCGAGCAGCGCACGCTCGCCCAGCGTTCCGAAACCGCCGACATGCGGCTTCGCACCGCGATCGAGAACATCTCGGAATCCTTCGTTCTGTGGGATTCCGCACAATGCCTGGTGATGTGCAATTCCAAGTACCAGCAGGATAACGGCCTGCCGGACCACGACATCGTCCCCGGCACGCCGCGCGACCTGATCGAAAAGCGCATGACGGCGCTTCTCCATGAGCGCCGCCTTGCCAATTCCAGCGGCCACAGCGGTGCCGCGACCTATGAGCGGCAACTGGCGGACGGGCGCTGGCTGCAGGTGAACGAACTCAAGACCCGCGATGGCGGTCTGGTGTCCGTGGGCGCCGACATCACGCAGTTGAAGCAGCATCAGGAAAAGCTGGTCGACAGCGAGCGCCGCCTGATGGCGACCATCCACGACCTCAGCCTGGCCCGGAAGGCCGAGGGCGAGCGCACGACCGAACTGGTCGACCTCAACCGCAAATACATGAAGGAAACCGAACGCGCGGAAGCGGCCAATCGCGCGAAGTCCGAGTTCCTCGCCAACATGTCACACGAACTGCGCACGCCGCTCAACGCGATCATCGGCTTCTCGGAGATGATGCAGACCGCCTTGTTCGGTCCTCTCGGCGCGCCGAAATACGACGAGTACGTCAAGGACATCCATTCGAGCGGCACCTATCTGCTGGGCGTCATCAACGACATTCTCGATATGTCGAAGATCGAGGCGGGCCAGTTCTCGATCGAGCGTGAGGGGATCGATCTCTTCCCCCTCATCAGCGAGACGGTGCGGGTCGTCGCCCTACAGGCGGCAGAGAAGTCGATCACGCTCGACACCAAGATTTCGAATTCGATGGTGCTGTTCGCCGACCGGCGCGCGATCAAGCAGATCGTCATCAATCTCCTGTCGAACGCGGTGAAATTCACGGGACATGGCGGCCACATATCGCTGCGCGCGCGCAAGGTGTCCGGTGCGATCATGCTGTCGATCGAGGATACGGGCTGCGGCATTCCCAAGGATGCGCTGCGCAATCTCGGACGCCCGTTCGAGCAGGTTCAGAACCAGTTTTCCAAGAACCACACCGGCTCGGGCCTCGGTCTCGCGATCTCGCGTTCGCTTGCCGAGCTGCATGGCGGTGCGCTGAAAATCCGCTCCACCGAGGGCGTCGGCACGATCGTCTCGGTGCGCATCCCGATCCGCGAGCAGCTCAAGAGAGCGGCATAA
- the pepN gene encoding aminopeptidase N: MRKDTGQVFRIEDYRPSDYLIPRTSLAFALSPEATVVTAVLDIERRQGIAPGTPLVLDGDELTLVSVAIDGKPLADDAFSSDPQHLTIANPPHDEAFQLTIVTRIDPSRNGTLMGLFRTNGVYCTQCEPEGFRRITYFTDRPDMLSVYTVRIEAERAQAPLLLSNGNLVEQGDLAGGRHFVVWHDPFPKPSYLFALVAGDLAGLHDEFTTASGRKVALGIYVEHGKQDRAAYAMDALKRSMSWDEEVFGLEYDLDVFNIVAVSDFNMGAMENKGLNIFNDKYVLADEATATDADFANIEAIIAHEYFHNWTGNRITCRDWFQLCLKEGLTVFRDHEFSADQRSRAVKRIAEVRTLRAHQFPEDQGPLAHPVRPRRYREINNFYTATVYEKGSEVVRMIRTILGPDDFRKGMKLYIERHDGDAATIEDFLAAFEDASDHDLSQFALWYHQAGTPNLTISTAHDAEHQEFRIEIEQSVPPTPSESRKRLMHIPLAFGLVGEDGSDITPTSVEGATVENGVIHVRKRRQIVRFQGVRERPVVSLNRGFSAPITLSVEQRADDLLFLARHDSDLVSRWQSLYTLFTDALIHGFRSVRGQKAPEFPTGLIAAIGDIASDESLEPAFRALALTLPGEADVARDIGTNIDPDAIRVSRDALASAIAKANGERFQALYDGFDGGGTFSPDADSAGKRALRNVLLDYLAVGAEDPSLAARQFDQATNMTDKAAAMTVLAHRFPGHARTTDALAAFETQYGHDPLVMDKWYQTQATIPGADAVDRVKALMTHQGFSLSNPNRVRALIGTFSTLNQTGFHRADGAGYTFFAETVLEIEKRNPQLAARLATAMRSWRSLEPTRQAAAREALLTIAAPDDLSSDLRDIIERTLA, from the coding sequence ATGCGCAAGGACACTGGCCAGGTCTTCCGTATCGAGGACTATCGCCCGAGCGACTATCTGATCCCGCGCACCAGCCTCGCCTTCGCGCTCTCGCCGGAAGCGACTGTCGTCACCGCCGTGCTCGACATCGAGCGACGCCAGGGCATCGCGCCGGGCACTCCGCTCGTTCTGGATGGCGACGAACTCACGCTCGTCAGCGTCGCGATCGACGGAAAGCCGTTGGCCGATGACGCGTTCAGTTCCGATCCCCAGCACCTGACGATCGCGAACCCGCCGCATGACGAAGCCTTCCAACTGACGATCGTGACGCGCATCGATCCGTCGCGCAACGGAACGCTCATGGGGCTGTTCCGCACCAACGGCGTCTATTGCACGCAGTGCGAGCCGGAAGGCTTTCGCCGCATCACCTATTTCACCGACCGGCCCGACATGCTCTCGGTCTACACGGTGCGCATCGAGGCCGAGCGGGCGCAGGCGCCGCTGCTTTTGTCGAACGGCAATCTCGTCGAGCAAGGCGACCTGGCCGGTGGCCGTCACTTCGTCGTCTGGCACGATCCGTTTCCCAAGCCATCCTATCTTTTCGCGCTGGTGGCTGGTGATCTCGCCGGTCTCCACGATGAATTCACGACGGCGTCCGGCCGCAAGGTCGCCCTCGGCATCTATGTCGAGCATGGCAAGCAGGATCGCGCGGCCTATGCGATGGACGCGCTCAAGCGCTCCATGAGCTGGGATGAAGAGGTGTTCGGCCTCGAATACGATCTCGACGTATTCAACATCGTCGCCGTGTCCGACTTCAACATGGGCGCGATGGAGAACAAGGGCCTCAACATCTTCAACGATAAATACGTTCTTGCCGACGAGGCGACGGCGACGGATGCGGATTTCGCCAATATCGAGGCGATCATCGCGCATGAGTATTTCCACAATTGGACAGGCAACAGAATCACTTGCCGCGACTGGTTCCAGCTCTGCCTGAAGGAAGGCCTGACCGTTTTTCGCGATCATGAATTCTCGGCGGACCAGCGGTCTCGCGCGGTCAAGCGCATCGCCGAAGTGCGCACCTTGCGGGCACACCAGTTTCCCGAGGACCAGGGCCCGCTGGCGCATCCGGTGCGGCCGCGCCGCTATCGCGAGATCAACAATTTCTACACGGCGACCGTCTACGAAAAGGGTTCGGAGGTGGTGCGCATGATCCGCACGATCCTCGGACCGGACGATTTCCGGAAGGGCATGAAGCTCTATATCGAGCGTCATGACGGCGACGCGGCCACGATCGAGGATTTCCTCGCGGCCTTCGAGGACGCGTCGGATCACGATCTGTCGCAGTTCGCGCTCTGGTATCATCAGGCCGGCACGCCGAACCTCACGATCTCGACCGCGCACGATGCGGAGCATCAGGAGTTCCGGATCGAGATCGAGCAGTCCGTGCCGCCGACGCCGTCTGAAAGCCGCAAGCGGCTGATGCACATCCCGCTCGCCTTCGGTCTCGTCGGCGAAGACGGCAGCGATATCACGCCCACTTCCGTCGAGGGTGCGACGGTCGAGAACGGCGTCATCCATGTCCGCAAGCGCCGGCAAATCGTGCGCTTCCAGGGCGTGCGGGAGCGCCCGGTCGTGTCGCTCAATCGCGGCTTCTCCGCCCCGATCACGCTCTCGGTCGAGCAGCGGGCCGACGACCTCCTGTTCCTGGCGCGCCACGACAGCGATCTCGTCTCGCGATGGCAGTCGCTCTACACGCTGTTCACCGACGCGCTCATCCACGGCTTTCGCAGCGTGCGCGGGCAGAAGGCGCCGGAGTTCCCCACGGGTCTGATCGCGGCGATTGGCGACATCGCATCGGACGAGAGCCTGGAACCCGCCTTCCGCGCGCTCGCGCTGACGCTGCCGGGCGAAGCAGACGTCGCGCGCGATATCGGCACGAACATCGACCCGGACGCGATCCGTGTCAGCCGCGATGCGCTGGCATCGGCAATCGCGAAGGCGAACGGCGAGCGCTTTCAGGCGCTCTATGACGGTTTCGACGGCGGCGGAACGTTCAGCCCGGATGCCGACAGTGCGGGCAAGCGCGCGCTTCGCAACGTGTTGCTCGATTATCTGGCCGTCGGTGCGGAGGATCCGTCGCTTGCCGCGCGCCAGTTCGATCAGGCCACCAACATGACCGACAAGGCGGCCGCGATGACGGTGCTTGCGCATCGTTTCCCCGGCCATGCGCGCACGACCGACGCGCTGGCCGCGTTCGAGACGCAGTACGGCCACGATCCGCTCGTCATGGACAAATGGTATCAGACGCAGGCGACGATACCGGGTGCCGACGCGGTCGATCGCGTCAAGGCGCTGATGACGCATCAGGGTTTCTCGCTGTCGAACCCGAACCGCGTGCGCGCGCTGATCGGAACGTTCTCGACGCTGAACCAGACCGGCTTCCACCGCGCCGACGGGGCCGGCTACACGTTCTTCGCGGAGACGGTTCTGGAAATCGAGAAGCGGAACCCGCAGCTCGCCGCACGGCTGGCCACGGCGATGCGCTCATGGCGCTCGTTGGAGCCGACGCGCCAGGCGGCGGCACGCGAGGCGCTGCTCACGATCGCAGCCCCCGACGATTTGTCGAGCGACCTGCGCGACATCATCGAACGGACATTGGCTTGA
- a CDS encoding response regulator transcription factor, which produces MKILVIEDDREAAEYLEKALGEAGHNAHVAGDGETGFALAGDGSYDVLIVDRMLPKRDGLSVIAGLRARGNDTPVLILSALGEVDDRVTGLRAGGDDYLTKPYAFTELLARIEVLNRRTGSKDVETVYRAGDLELDRLSHTVKRAGKEVLLQPREFRLLEYLMRHAGQVVTRTMLLENVWDYHFDPQTNVIDVHVSRLRSKIEKGFETPVLHTVRGAGYMLKAG; this is translated from the coding sequence ATGAAGATTCTAGTCATAGAAGACGACCGCGAGGCCGCTGAGTATCTCGAGAAGGCGCTGGGCGAAGCCGGGCACAACGCGCATGTCGCCGGTGACGGCGAAACCGGTTTCGCGCTTGCCGGCGACGGCAGCTACGACGTGCTGATCGTCGATCGCATGCTGCCCAAACGTGACGGCTTGTCGGTGATCGCGGGTCTGCGGGCGCGCGGCAACGACACGCCGGTGCTCATCCTGTCGGCGCTGGGCGAGGTGGACGATCGCGTCACCGGACTGCGGGCTGGCGGCGACGACTATCTGACCAAGCCCTATGCCTTCACCGAACTTCTCGCGCGCATCGAGGTGCTGAACCGCCGCACCGGCTCGAAGGATGTCGAGACCGTCTACCGCGCCGGCGATCTCGAACTGGACCGCCTGTCCCACACGGTGAAACGCGCCGGCAAGGAGGTGCTGCTCCAGCCCCGCGAGTTCCGTCTGCTCGAATATCTGATGCGCCACGCGGGTCAGGTCGTGACACGCACGATGCTTTTGGAGAATGTCTGGGACTACCACTTCGACCCCCAGACCAACGTGATCGACGTACACGTCTCGCGGCTTCGCTCCAAGATCGAGAAGGGCTTCGAGACGCCGGTCCTGCACACGGTCCGCGGCGCTGGCTACATGCTCAAGGCGGGCTGA
- a CDS encoding HAMP domain-containing sensor histidine kinase: MALAMPAIMKTTAARLSALFLILFALCATVLVFYMTSLSVRMLTSQTQETIAAEVQVLGRAYQRGGLQLLVRFVGTRSRQPGANLYLIADPNGRILSGNVESLAPGVLEIDGWTERPFSYRRYGEGEGARRADAEPAENETVAPPTSDHEAVALVLRLPNQMILLVGRDLGEPEQIRVIVRRSLTVAFGMMGIGALLIWYFVGRSALKRIDSVSEASRRIMGGDLSGRLPVSDSGDEFDRLSENLNVMLARIARLNDGLKQVSDNIAHDLKTPLTRLRNRAEAALAGKPKSAEYREALEATIAESDHLIRTFNAILMISRLEAGYSAEQTSPVDLAAIVADVVDLYEPVAEDVGVVLEAAIEGVVTVNANRELVGQALSNVVDNAIKYSAGTNDAPRVIVSLGRHEAGGFVLEVGDNGPGIPDEDRDRATERFVRLEQSRSQPGSGLGLSLAKAVMEFHGGRLELTGRNPGLSVKMVFPGSDSDI, translated from the coding sequence ATGGCTCTGGCGATGCCCGCCATCATGAAGACGACCGCGGCGCGGCTTTCGGCGCTGTTTCTGATCCTGTTCGCGCTCTGCGCCACGGTCCTCGTCTTCTACATGACGTCGTTGTCCGTGCGCATGCTGACCTCGCAGACGCAGGAGACGATCGCTGCGGAGGTGCAGGTCCTGGGGCGGGCCTACCAGCGCGGCGGGCTGCAGTTGCTGGTGCGGTTCGTCGGCACACGGTCGCGCCAGCCCGGCGCAAATCTCTACCTCATCGCCGACCCGAACGGCCGCATCCTGTCCGGCAATGTCGAAAGCCTCGCCCCCGGCGTGCTGGAGATCGACGGCTGGACCGAGCGCCCGTTCAGCTATCGTCGCTACGGCGAGGGAGAGGGCGCGCGTCGCGCGGACGCAGAGCCCGCCGAAAACGAGACGGTGGCGCCCCCGACCAGCGATCACGAGGCGGTGGCGCTGGTGCTTCGCCTTCCGAACCAGATGATCCTGCTCGTCGGACGCGATCTGGGCGAGCCCGAGCAAATCCGCGTCATCGTGCGGCGCTCCCTCACGGTCGCCTTCGGCATGATGGGCATCGGCGCGCTGCTCATCTGGTATTTCGTCGGCCGTAGCGCCCTCAAGCGCATCGACAGCGTGTCCGAAGCCAGCCGCCGCATCATGGGCGGGGATCTGAGCGGGCGCCTGCCGGTCAGCGATTCCGGCGACGAATTCGACCGCCTGTCCGAAAATCTGAACGTCATGCTGGCGCGTATCGCCCGGCTCAATGACGGGCTGAAACAGGTCTCGGACAACATCGCGCACGATCTGAAGACGCCATTGACGCGGCTGCGCAACCGCGCGGAAGCGGCGCTGGCGGGCAAGCCGAAAAGCGCGGAATATCGCGAGGCGCTGGAGGCGACGATCGCGGAATCCGACCATTTGATCCGCACCTTCAACGCCATTCTGATGATATCGCGCCTCGAAGCGGGCTATTCGGCGGAGCAGACGTCGCCGGTCGACCTGGCCGCCATCGTGGCCGACGTCGTCGATCTTTACGAGCCGGTGGCGGAAGATGTCGGTGTCGTGCTGGAAGCCGCGATCGAAGGCGTCGTGACTGTCAACGCCAATCGCGAACTGGTCGGGCAGGCCCTGTCCAACGTGGTCGACAACGCCATCAAATACTCAGCCGGCACGAATGACGCGCCGCGCGTGATCGTCTCGCTGGGACGCCACGAGGCCGGCGGCTTCGTGCTCGAAGTGGGCGACAATGGCCCCGGCATCCCGGACGAGGACCGCGACCGCGCGACGGAACGGTTCGTCAGGCTCGAGCAGAGCCGCTCGCAGCCGGGCTCGGGCCTCGGCCTCAGCCTCGCGAAGGCGGTGATGGAATTTCACGGCGGCAGGCTTGAATTGACCGGACGAAACCCCGGACTATCGGTGAAGATGGTCTTTCCGGGGAGCGATTCGGACATATGA
- a CDS encoding bifunctional [glutamine synthetase] adenylyltransferase/[glutamine synthetase]-adenylyl-L-tyrosine phosphorylase — translation MSKKDAEALASGRLWFGVPAAPLRPLDAANAKAELADLAETAEEAGCSRLAKLAAGDTPLTGFLGAVFDLSPFLRDAARRNVRALEALFDTPLDAHIDALIERIGVCWKSEGLTEAALMRDLRLLKGEAHFLIALGDLAGEADAQKTVRRLSALADACTSTAVAFLLRDAHESGKLKLPDPDEPSIGSGWIVIGMGKLGARELNYSSDIDLIVFFDPQAPAIIDPMDATDIFARLTRRLVRILQDRTEHGYVFRTDLRLRPDPGSTPLAISVDSALHYYESRGQNWERAAMIKARPVAGDIKAGTAFLKELTPYVWRKYMDFAAIADVHSIKRQIHAHRGHGEIAVKGHNVKLGRGGIREIEFFVQTQQLIAGGRFHELRGRETVAMLTMLAARNWISDEARDALSHQYWFLRDVEHAIQMVADEQTHNLPEDDEGIERIAAMLGFENGAAFSKSFREALHLVEGHYAALFETAPQLSSGVGNLVFTGDVDDPGTLETLHNMGFERPSDICRVIRTWHFGRYRATQSAEARERLTELTPALLEAFGRTRRADEALLRFDEFLGGLPAGIQLFSLLQSNPALLNLLATIMGAAPRLAAIITRRAHVFDGLLDPGLMSELPNKAYLAARLEAFLQGAELHEERLDRLRIFAAEQKFLIGVRLLTGAIDAVRAGKAFSDLADLTIGAALDAVMAEFAVRHGHVAGGRVAILGMGKLGSRELTAGSDVDLILLYDHDPEADESDGEKGLAPSHYYARLTQRLIAAVSAPTAEGVLYELDLRLRPSGNKGPVATHIDSFRKYQREEAWTWEHMALTRARPVAGDPAFCEVVTQDVETVLAQDGDTAKILRDAVDMRGTIAEEKPPRNIWDLKLIKGGQIDLEFIAQCARLTGNIEPDTWPPTSTGDALSRLTPGFCDAQAREELEAAYELYLTLTQIMRLCLTGPFEPEDVPPGLADLLLRSTDLPELPVLEAHIKETSKRVEKHFGALLGKGLG, via the coding sequence ATGAGCAAAAAGGATGCCGAAGCGCTGGCAAGCGGACGGCTTTGGTTCGGCGTCCCGGCAGCGCCTTTGCGTCCGCTCGATGCCGCGAATGCGAAGGCTGAACTCGCGGATTTGGCGGAAACGGCGGAGGAGGCGGGCTGTTCGCGCCTTGCAAAGCTGGCAGCCGGCGATACGCCTCTCACCGGCTTTCTCGGTGCGGTCTTCGACCTGTCCCCGTTTCTTCGGGATGCGGCGCGGCGCAATGTCCGGGCACTGGAAGCCCTGTTCGATACGCCGCTCGACGCCCATATCGATGCGCTGATCGAGCGCATCGGCGTGTGCTGGAAAAGCGAGGGCCTGACCGAAGCCGCGCTGATGCGCGATCTGCGCCTGCTGAAAGGCGAGGCGCATTTCCTGATCGCGCTGGGCGACCTCGCCGGCGAGGCGGACGCTCAGAAGACTGTACGTCGGCTGAGCGCGCTGGCGGATGCCTGCACATCGACTGCTGTCGCGTTCCTGCTGCGCGATGCCCACGAGAGCGGCAAGCTGAAGCTGCCTGACCCGGACGAGCCGTCGATCGGATCGGGCTGGATCGTCATCGGCATGGGCAAGCTCGGCGCGCGCGAGCTCAACTACTCGTCCGACATCGACCTGATCGTCTTCTTCGATCCGCAGGCACCGGCGATCATCGATCCGATGGACGCGACGGATATCTTCGCGCGGCTCACGCGCAGGCTCGTGCGCATCCTTCAGGATCGCACCGAGCACGGCTACGTCTTCCGCACAGACCTGCGGCTGCGCCCCGATCCGGGTTCGACGCCGCTCGCCATCTCCGTCGATTCGGCACTGCATTACTACGAAAGCCGAGGCCAGAACTGGGAGCGCGCCGCCATGATCAAGGCGCGCCCGGTGGCAGGCGACATCAAGGCCGGGACGGCGTTCCTCAAGGAACTGACGCCCTATGTCTGGCGCAAATACATGGACTTCGCGGCAATCGCCGACGTCCATTCCATCAAGCGCCAGATCCACGCGCACCGGGGGCATGGCGAGATCGCGGTCAAGGGCCACAACGTCAAGCTTGGCCGTGGCGGCATCCGCGAGATCGAATTCTTCGTCCAGACGCAGCAACTGATCGCCGGCGGGCGATTCCACGAATTGCGCGGCCGCGAGACGGTCGCGATGCTGACGATGCTGGCTGCGCGCAACTGGATTTCGGACGAGGCGCGCGATGCGCTGTCGCACCAGTACTGGTTCCTGCGCGACGTCGAGCATGCCATCCAGATGGTGGCCGACGAGCAGACGCACAATCTGCCCGAGGATGACGAAGGCATCGAGCGCATAGCGGCGATGCTGGGCTTCGAGAATGGCGCGGCGTTTTCGAAGTCGTTTCGCGAAGCCCTGCATCTCGTCGAGGGACACTACGCGGCACTCTTCGAGACCGCGCCGCAGCTATCCAGCGGGGTCGGAAACCTCGTCTTCACCGGCGATGTCGACGATCCCGGCACCCTCGAAACACTCCACAACATGGGATTTGAGCGGCCGAGCGACATCTGCCGCGTGATCCGCACCTGGCATTTCGGCCGCTACCGCGCGACGCAGTCCGCCGAGGCGCGCGAACGCCTGACGGAACTGACGCCGGCGCTCTTGGAAGCGTTCGGCAGGACACGCCGCGCCGACGAGGCGCTGCTGCGTTTCGACGAGTTTCTCGGCGGCCTGCCCGCCGGCATCCAGTTGTTCTCGCTGCTCCAGTCCAATCCGGCGCTGCTCAATCTGCTGGCGACGATCATGGGCGCTGCCCCGAGACTGGCCGCGATCATCACGCGCCGTGCCCATGTCTTCGACGGGTTGCTTGATCCCGGCCTGATGTCGGAACTGCCGAACAAGGCCTATCTCGCGGCGCGGCTGGAGGCGTTCCTGCAAGGCGCGGAGCTTCACGAGGAACGGCTTGACCGGCTGCGCATCTTCGCCGCCGAGCAAAAATTCCTCATCGGCGTTCGCCTGCTGACCGGCGCGATCGACGCCGTGCGCGCCGGCAAGGCGTTCTCCGATCTCGCCGACCTGACGATCGGCGCAGCGCTCGACGCGGTGATGGCGGAGTTTGCCGTGCGCCACGGCCATGTGGCCGGCGGCAGGGTCGCGATTCTCGGCATGGGCAAGCTCGGCAGCCGCGAACTGACCGCCGGCTCCGACGTCGATCTGATCCTGCTCTACGATCACGATCCGGAAGCAGACGAATCCGATGGCGAGAAGGGGCTCGCGCCGTCGCACTATTATGCGCGGCTGACCCAGCGCCTCATCGCGGCCGTTTCGGCTCCGACAGCGGAGGGTGTGCTCTACGAACTCGATTTGCGGCTTCGTCCGTCAGGCAACAAGGGACCGGTGGCGACGCATATCGACTCGTTCCGCAAGTACCAGCGCGAGGAGGCGTGGACGTGGGAGCACATGGCGCTGACGCGTGCGCGTCCGGTCGCCGGTGATCCGGCGTTTTGCGAGGTCGTGACGCAGGATGTCGAGACGGTGCTTGCGCAGGATGGCGACACCGCGAAAATCCTGCGCGATGCCGTCGACATGCGCGGCACGATCGCCGAGGAAAAGCCGCCCCGGAACATCTGGGACCTCAAGCTCATCAAGGGCGGTCAGATCGACCTCGAATTCATCGCGCAATGCGCGCGCCTGACCGGCAACATCGAACCGGACACATGGCCGCCGACCTCGACGGGCGATGCGCTGTCGCGGCTCACGCCCGGCTTCTGCGATGCGCAGGCGCGCGAGGAACTGGAGGCGGCCTACGAGCTCTATCTGACGCTCACGCAGATCATGCGGCTCTGCCTCACCGGGCCGTTTGAGCCGGAGGATGTTCCGCCCGGCCTTGCCGATCTCCTCCTGAGAAGCACCGATCTGCCGGAGCTCCCGGTGCTGGAAGCGCATATCAAGGAGACATCGAAGCGCGTCGAAAAGCATTTCGGCGCGCTGCTGGGGAAGGGACTCGGCTGA